The genomic window CCCCGGGGCTGACTCCACTCTGTCGCTACGTCGGCTACCTGCGCGCCGGGCGGACCCTTGTGCAATCTCTCGATGAGCCGATCGAGCTTCTCGCGTTCACCCTCAGCCTCAACTTCCACGCGTCCATCGAACAGGTTGCGCACACGCCCTTGCAGGCCGAG from candidate division WOR-3 bacterium includes these protein-coding regions:
- a CDS encoding acylphosphatase, producing the protein LGLQGRVRNLFDGRVEVEAEGEREKLDRLIERLHKGPPGAQVADVATEWSQPRGECEDFRVDYD